The DNA sequence TCCGCGTGCGGCGCGGCGACGATCAGGGCGTCGAAGTCGCGCCAGTGCGTGGTCGCCGCGCGGCCGTCGAGCAGGCCGGCGGCGGCCAGCGTGAACGCGCCCGAGCACAACGCGGCCACCGTCGTCCCCGCGCGACGCGCCCGCCGCAGGGCCGCGGCCGCCGCCGCCGGAACCGGGGCCAGCGGGTCGTCGCGGCCCGGCGCCAGGACGAGGTCGCAGCCGTCGAGCCCGGCCAGGCCGTGCGTGGCCGCGACGTCACCGAACGGCGAGACGGCCGTGCGGACCCGGCCCGGGCTGCACAGCCGCAGGGTGAACGGGCCGATCCCGCTGTCGGTGCGGTCCTGGCCCCAGACCTCGCCGATCACCGCGAGGTCGAACATCCGGGTGCCGGGCAGGAGCAGGACGCCGATCGTGCGCATGGCAGAAAAGTACCGCATCGCGCGTCTTCTGCCACTCCCTCGGACGTCACGGAACAGAGAAACTCGACGTCATGACCGAAACGGCACTCATCCTGATCGACGTCCAGCGCGGGTTCGACGAGCCCGTCTGGGGACCGCGCAACAACCCCGGCGCCGAAGCGAACATCAAGGCCCTGCTCGACGCGTGGCAGGAGCGGCGGCTGCCGGTGGTGCTGGTGCACCACGACTCGACGGGGCCGAAGTCCTCGCTGCGGCCAGGCCAGCCGGGCAACGACTTCAAGCCCGAACTCGACGGCGCGCGCCCCGACCTCGTGTTCGGCAAGCGGGTCAACTCGGCGTTCATCGGCGACGTCGACCTCGACGCGTGGCTGCGCAAGCGCGGCATCACGAGCTTCGTGCTCGCCGGCATCCAGACGAACTTCTGCTGCGAGACCACCGCGCGGATGGGCGGGAACCTCGGCTACGACGTGACTTTCGCGCTCGACGCGACCTTCACGTTCGACCTGCCGGGTGTGGACGGCGACGTCGTCACCGCCGACGAGCTCTACCGCGTCACGGCGGCGAACCTGCACAACCAGTTCGCCACCGTCAAGTCCACAAAGGACATCCTGGCCGGCCTCAGCTGAGGCCGTGGCGCTCCCGGATGAGCGAGACGATGCCGTCCATGATGTCGGTCAGCTCGTAGTCCTTGGGCGTGAACACCCGCGCGATGCCGCGTTCGGTCAGCAACGCGGCGTCGTCGGGCGGGATGATCCCGCCGACGATCACCGGGACGTCACCCGCGCCCGCGGCCCGCAGGCCGTCGACGACGTGCGGCACGACCTCGAGGTGCGAACCGGACAGCACCGACAACCCGACGACGTGCACGCCTTCCTGCACAGCGGCCGCGGTGATCTGCTCGGGCGTCAGCCGGATGCCCTGGTAGACGACCTCGAAGCCGACGTCGCGGGCGCGGACGGCGACCTGCTCGGCGCCGTTGGAGTGCCCGTCGAGCCCCGGCTTGCCGACCAGGATCCGCAGCCGCTCGCCCAGTTCCGCCTCGGTGGCGCGGACGCGTT is a window from the Amycolatopsis sp. NBC_00355 genome containing:
- a CDS encoding cysteine hydrolase family protein; the protein is MTETALILIDVQRGFDEPVWGPRNNPGAEANIKALLDAWQERRLPVVLVHHDSTGPKSSLRPGQPGNDFKPELDGARPDLVFGKRVNSAFIGDVDLDAWLRKRGITSFVLAGIQTNFCCETTARMGGNLGYDVTFALDATFTFDLPGVDGDVVTADELYRVTAANLHNQFATVKSTKDILAGLS